The proteins below come from a single Chryseobacterium sp. MA9 genomic window:
- a CDS encoding transposase, producing the protein MNIKNIHIGSLIRTKVEEQQISIERISRFLDRPEDDVEMMYQAKSIDTDILMKWCKLLKFDFFRFYTGHLILYAPQSRIDNAFREKESTMLFRKSIYTQEVKDFILNRIKTGTMTANDVVERYKIPKTTLYKWMKKI; encoded by the coding sequence ATGAATATTAAGAACATTCATATTGGGAGCCTGATCCGGACCAAAGTGGAAGAGCAGCAGATTTCAATAGAAAGAATCTCCAGATTTTTAGACAGACCGGAAGATGATGTAGAAATGATGTATCAGGCAAAAAGTATTGATACGGATATTCTGATGAAATGGTGTAAACTTTTAAAATTTGATTTTTTTAGATTCTATACAGGTCATCTTATTTTGTATGCTCCACAGTCAAGAATTGATAACGCATTCAGAGAAAAAGAGAGCACTATGCTTTTCAGGAAAAGTATCTACACACAAGAGGTAAAGGATTTTATACTTAATAGAATTAAAACCGGAACAATGACGGCCAATGATGTGGTTGAAAGGTATAAAATTCCCAAGACAACTTTATATAAATGGATGAAAAAAATATAA
- a CDS encoding helix-turn-helix domain-containing protein, with protein MIPDYKQIYTDILEEKFPEKLIDAAIRLKLETLHSAIDILKFNQLIFGEPEYMVGFNNQRLRSYDEDSILKILRYQKQNELTNLQLGKQFKISRNTIAKWKTIFKV; from the coding sequence ATGATTCCTGATTACAAGCAGATTTATACCGATATTCTTGAAGAGAAGTTCCCTGAAAAATTAATAGATGCTGCCATCAGGCTTAAGCTGGAAACATTGCACTCAGCTATTGATATTCTTAAATTTAATCAACTGATTTTTGGAGAACCGGAATATATGGTTGGATTCAATAATCAAAGGCTGCGTTCTTATGATGAAGATTCTATCTTGAAAATTCTAAGATATCAAAAACAGAATGAGCTTACCAACCTTCAGCTTGGTAAACAGTTTAAAATAAGCAGAAATACAATTGCAAAGTGGAAAACTATTTTTAAAGTATAA
- a CDS encoding DUF1801 domain-containing protein has translation MNPIQEYFYRIEEPERSTLLFLRDSILASDPENITETFSFGLPFIKYKKKMLCYFYYSKKYKKHYISFYHGDKLDYPELILDGRKKFKILLIDTEEDLPVEFILNLTEEIKKYIK, from the coding sequence ATGAACCCTATACAAGAGTATTTCTACAGAATCGAAGAGCCTGAAAGAAGTACTCTTTTATTTTTGCGTGATTCTATCTTAGCTTCAGATCCGGAAAATATTACAGAAACATTCAGTTTCGGGCTTCCGTTTATCAAGTACAAAAAGAAAATGCTGTGTTATTTTTATTACAGCAAAAAATACAAGAAACATTATATCAGCTTTTACCACGGTGACAAACTGGATTATCCGGAGCTGATTCTGGATGGCAGAAAGAAGTTTAAAATCCTCTTAATTGACACTGAAGAAGATCTCCCGGTAGAATTCATATTAAACCTTACAGAAGAGATTAAAAAGTATATAAAATAA
- a CDS encoding ABC transporter ATP-binding protein: MNQYIKILKFARPHQKYIYGSLFFNLMYSVFQIASLGTILPVLGMLFGTIEAKKYSKPPVYSGEILDFFSYAKEYANYYVQSLVTEHGALNVLAWLCVITAFMFLLRNLFRYLGSFLLINYRVGVTQDLRGAMYRKILSLPVSFFTESRKGDLMSRMSNDVGEVEGNILGSLVELINAPFMLISTLVTLFFLSTEMTLFSLLVLPVMGTMIALIGKSLKKDSHEAQNEMGTIFSIVDETLKSTKVIKIFSAEKIMDNRFMQSMQKWINSSIRLGRKKELASPMSEFLGSVTFLIIAWYGGKQIIVEQSISPADFLVFLGIFFQILPPVKSLSQSISNVQKGEASLERVLAILDADVKIDEIANPVSISTLNHSIEFNNIGFFYDKDHTILKNFSLSIPKGKTVALVGQSGSGKTTIANLLARFYDVSEGEIMIDGTNVKHLKLDEYRKLLGMVTQESVLFNDSVYNNILMGKPDATREEVIAAAKIANADAFITTLPEGYDSNIGDDGGKLSGGQKQRVSIARAVLKNPPIMILDEATSALDTESERFVQDALEKMMENRTSLVIAHRLSTIQKADWIVVMEKGDIVEQGTHHDLIAKKGMYNKLVELQNFD; encoded by the coding sequence ATGAACCAATATATTAAAATACTGAAGTTCGCAAGACCTCACCAAAAATACATCTATGGGAGTTTGTTTTTCAACCTTATGTATTCTGTTTTTCAGATTGCTTCCTTAGGGACTATTCTACCGGTTTTGGGAATGCTTTTCGGAACCATTGAGGCTAAAAAATACAGCAAACCACCTGTTTATTCGGGAGAAATTTTAGATTTTTTCTCTTACGCAAAAGAGTATGCCAATTATTATGTTCAGAGTTTAGTAACTGAGCATGGAGCACTTAATGTTTTGGCTTGGCTTTGCGTAATAACAGCTTTTATGTTTTTACTGAGAAACCTTTTCAGATATTTAGGTTCGTTTTTACTGATCAATTATCGTGTAGGCGTTACTCAGGACCTTCGTGGAGCGATGTACAGAAAGATTCTTTCTTTACCCGTTTCCTTTTTTACAGAAAGCAGAAAGGGAGATCTGATGTCTCGTATGTCAAATGACGTGGGTGAAGTTGAAGGTAATATTCTGGGAAGCTTAGTTGAATTGATCAATGCACCTTTTATGCTGATAAGCACACTGGTGACTCTTTTCTTTTTAAGTACTGAGATGACTCTTTTCTCACTTCTTGTATTGCCTGTAATGGGAACTATGATTGCTTTAATAGGAAAAAGCCTGAAAAAAGACTCTCACGAAGCCCAAAATGAAATGGGAACTATTTTCTCGATTGTAGACGAAACATTGAAATCTACCAAGGTGATTAAGATTTTCAGTGCAGAAAAAATAATGGACAACCGTTTTATGCAGTCAATGCAGAAATGGATCAACAGCTCAATAAGATTAGGCAGAAAAAAGGAACTGGCATCTCCAATGAGCGAATTTTTAGGTTCGGTTACGTTCTTAATTATCGCTTGGTATGGTGGAAAACAAATCATTGTAGAACAAAGTATTTCACCTGCAGATTTCTTGGTTTTCCTGGGTATTTTCTTCCAAATCTTACCTCCTGTAAAAAGTTTGTCTCAGTCAATTTCGAATGTACAGAAAGGAGAAGCTTCTCTTGAAAGAGTTTTAGCAATTCTGGATGCTGATGTGAAAATTGATGAAATAGCAAACCCTGTTTCCATCTCAACATTAAATCATTCTATCGAGTTTAATAATATTGGCTTTTTCTACGATAAAGATCATACGATTCTTAAAAACTTTTCACTTTCTATTCCAAAAGGGAAAACAGTTGCTCTTGTCGGGCAAAGTGGAAGTGGTAAAACAACGATTGCCAATCTTTTAGCAAGATTCTATGATGTTTCTGAAGGAGAAATCATGATTGACGGAACCAATGTCAAACATTTAAAGTTAGATGAATACCGCAAGCTCCTAGGTATGGTAACACAGGAATCCGTATTATTTAATGATTCTGTTTACAATAATATTCTGATGGGTAAACCTGATGCTACAAGAGAAGAGGTGATTGCTGCCGCAAAAATTGCCAATGCAGATGCATTTATCACCACACTTCCTGAAGGATATGATTCAAATATCGGAGATGATGGCGGTAAACTTTCCGGAGGTCAAAAACAAAGAGTTTCTATTGCAAGAGCAGTATTGAAAAACCCACCAATTATGATTCTGGATGAAGCAACCTCTGCACTGGATACGGAATCTGAAAGATTTGTACAGGATGCACTGGAAAAAATGATGGAAAACAGAACTTCTCTGGTAATTGCCCACCGTCTTTCAACCATTCAGAAAGCAGACTGGATCGTAGTAATGGAAAAGGGTGATATTGTAGAGCAAGGAACACATCATGACCTGATTGCTAAAAAAGGAATGTATAACAAGCTTGTTGAACTTCAAAATTTCGACTAA
- a CDS encoding M28 family peptidase produces the protein MKKLTFLTLSLFSIFTFAQEVSKERVKTVLSTLASDEMKGREIGTQENENAANYIAKLFKENNLEYCTGKSYLVPFDYNGKTVYNVCGIKKGKTDQYLGFSGHFDHIGTSDKSGDNIYNGADDDASGITTLVGIADYFKNKKPEFSMVFMAFNGEEKGMLGSTAISTDKNLDPIYNKMTALFNFEMVATESQWGKNALYMTGDGFSDLDELFNKNAVNGLKLNADPYAKQQLFYRSDNVSFVKKKIIAHSFSTVDMTKASHYHHENDDINIVDFDNMTQIINNFGKTLDKLNPKNFAPKYNDQVNF, from the coding sequence ATGAAAAAGCTAACATTTCTTACTTTATCACTATTCTCCATATTCACTTTTGCACAGGAAGTTTCAAAAGAAAGGGTGAAAACCGTCCTTTCCACACTGGCATCGGATGAAATGAAGGGACGTGAAATCGGAACTCAGGAAAATGAAAATGCAGCCAATTATATTGCCAAGCTTTTCAAAGAAAATAATCTGGAATACTGCACCGGAAAATCTTATCTGGTACCGTTTGATTATAATGGGAAAACGGTATACAATGTCTGTGGTATCAAAAAGGGAAAAACAGATCAGTATCTTGGATTCTCAGGGCATTTTGATCATATCGGAACCAGTGACAAAAGTGGCGACAATATTTATAACGGAGCAGATGATGATGCCAGCGGAATTACTACTCTGGTAGGTATTGCCGATTATTTTAAAAACAAAAAGCCTGAATTTTCAATGGTGTTTATGGCATTCAATGGCGAAGAGAAAGGAATGTTAGGTTCAACAGCTATTTCCACAGATAAAAATCTGGATCCTATTTATAATAAGATGACTGCTCTTTTCAATTTTGAAATGGTAGCCACAGAATCACAGTGGGGAAAAAATGCATTATATATGACAGGAGACGGATTCTCTGATCTTGATGAACTTTTCAATAAAAATGCAGTAAACGGATTAAAACTCAATGCAGATCCTTATGCAAAACAACAGCTGTTCTACCGTTCAGACAATGTAAGCTTTGTAAAAAAGAAAATCATTGCCCATTCATTCTCTACAGTAGACATGACGAAAGCTTCTCATTATCACCACGAAAATGATGACATCAACATCGTAGATTTTGATAATATGACGCAGATCATCAATAACTTTGGAAAAACTTTGGATAAGTTGAACCCTAAAAATTTTGCTCCAAAGTATAATGACCAGGTAAATTTTTAA
- a CDS encoding DUF4293 family protein, with translation MLQRIQTIWTLLAVLAAVFLFITGQDVVISDSIPLLNIGCIVLVITGALSIFSFKNRKRQILLNTISIIINVLLIGVLAYWLLNLSGGIHFPEKGIEPIFPLIAVICLLIANIYIRKDERLVKSVDRLR, from the coding sequence ATGCTACAGAGAATACAAACTATATGGACTTTATTAGCAGTTTTAGCTGCTGTTTTCCTTTTTATAACGGGACAGGATGTTGTCATTTCAGACAGTATTCCTTTACTTAATATCGGCTGTATAGTGCTGGTTATTACCGGAGCATTAAGTATTTTTAGTTTTAAAAACAGAAAAAGACAAATTTTGCTGAATACCATCAGCATCATTATAAACGTTTTGTTGATTGGTGTATTGGCGTACTGGTTACTAAACTTATCCGGAGGAATTCATTTTCCTGAGAAGGGTATTGAGCCGATTTTCCCATTAATTGCGGTAATCTGTCTGCTTATTGCAAACATTTACATCCGTAAAGATGAGAGGCTCGTAAAATCTGTAGACAGACTTCGATAG
- the rho gene encoding transcription termination factor Rho, which yields MFNIETLRSKSVTELTKILKDLGVKVARTSNDNDKIFAILDFQASNPKVAKDYFNATETTSVTTEEAPADKPAKAPARKAAPKKPAAKPKTNTNTNTKAPAEEPKAEEKVEEKVPASEEVKPEEPKAEVAAITEESAASAQAKKKRKRVSTNTGNTEVSQEKTEAPKNTESQEPAQADEKPNNPQQQANRPQKGHNHPQNSGNQHKNQNQQQHQQHQNQNQNQNQNQNRHSEKAEEQHDHKKEFNFDGLVSIEGVLEILPDNYGFLRSSDFSYISSPDDVYVSTAQIRNYGLKTGDTVKGIVRLPKEGEKYFSLLKPTEVNGRDLAFIKDRVAFEYLTPLFPEEKFNLTGSGSTISTRIVDLFAPIGKGQRAMIVAQPKTGKTMLLKDIANSIAANHPEVYMMVLLIDERPEEVTDMERSVNAEVIASTFDEAAEKHVKVANLVLAKAQRMVECGHDVVILLDSITRLARAYNTVTPASGKVLSGGVDANALHKPKRFFGAARKIEGGGSLTIIATALIDTGSKMDEVIFEEFKGTGNMELQLDRKIANRRIYPAIDLISSSTRRDDLLLDEVTSQRMWIFRKYLSEMNPVEAMEFVNKNIKGTLNNEEFLMSMNK from the coding sequence ATGTTTAACATAGAAACGTTAAGGTCAAAATCCGTAACGGAACTGACTAAAATCTTAAAAGATTTGGGCGTTAAAGTTGCAAGAACAAGCAATGACAATGACAAGATCTTTGCTATTCTTGACTTTCAGGCTTCTAACCCTAAAGTTGCAAAAGATTATTTCAACGCCACAGAAACCACCAGTGTAACTACTGAAGAGGCCCCAGCAGATAAACCTGCTAAAGCCCCGGCAAGAAAAGCTGCCCCGAAAAAACCGGCAGCCAAGCCAAAAACAAACACAAATACAAATACAAAAGCCCCGGCAGAAGAACCTAAAGCAGAAGAAAAAGTAGAAGAAAAGGTACCCGCTTCTGAAGAAGTAAAACCGGAAGAACCCAAAGCTGAAGTAGCTGCAATAACAGAAGAGTCCGCAGCAAGCGCCCAGGCTAAAAAGAAAAGAAAAAGAGTTTCTACCAATACAGGTAACACAGAAGTATCTCAGGAAAAAACAGAAGCTCCAAAAAACACAGAATCTCAAGAGCCTGCTCAGGCTGATGAAAAGCCTAACAATCCTCAACAACAGGCTAACAGACCTCAAAAAGGACACAACCATCCACAGAACAGTGGAAACCAACATAAAAACCAAAACCAACAACAACACCAGCAGCATCAAAACCAAAACCAAAATCAGAATCAGAATCAAAACAGACATTCTGAAAAGGCAGAGGAGCAGCATGACCATAAAAAAGAATTCAATTTCGATGGATTGGTAAGTATTGAAGGTGTTTTGGAAATTTTACCGGATAACTACGGATTTTTACGTTCATCAGATTTCAGCTATATCTCCTCTCCGGATGATGTGTATGTATCTACAGCGCAGATCAGGAATTATGGGTTGAAAACCGGAGATACAGTGAAAGGTATTGTAAGACTTCCAAAAGAAGGTGAAAAATACTTTTCATTATTAAAACCTACAGAAGTAAACGGACGTGACCTTGCATTCATCAAGGATCGTGTTGCTTTTGAATATCTTACTCCGCTTTTCCCGGAAGAAAAATTCAATTTAACTGGAAGCGGATCTACCATTTCTACCAGAATTGTAGATTTATTTGCACCTATCGGAAAAGGTCAGAGAGCAATGATCGTTGCACAGCCTAAAACAGGTAAGACGATGTTACTTAAAGATATTGCTAATTCTATTGCAGCCAACCACCCGGAAGTATATATGATGGTTCTTTTGATTGATGAACGTCCGGAAGAAGTTACTGATATGGAAAGAAGTGTAAATGCAGAAGTTATTGCTTCTACATTTGATGAGGCAGCTGAAAAACACGTGAAAGTAGCCAACCTTGTTCTTGCAAAAGCACAAAGAATGGTAGAATGCGGGCACGATGTAGTAATCTTACTGGATTCTATTACAAGATTGGCAAGAGCATACAACACGGTAACTCCTGCATCAGGTAAAGTTCTTTCCGGAGGGGTAGATGCCAATGCTCTCCACAAACCGAAAAGATTCTTTGGAGCAGCAAGAAAAATCGAAGGAGGAGGATCTCTGACGATTATTGCAACTGCATTGATTGATACAGGATCTAAAATGGATGAAGTAATCTTTGAAGAATTCAAAGGTACTGGTAACATGGAGCTTCAGCTAGACAGAAAAATTGCTAACAGAAGAATTTATCCTGCTATTGACTTAATTTCTTCCAGCACCCGTAGAGATGATCTGCTTCTGGACGAAGTAACTTCTCAGAGAATGTGGATCTTCAGAAAATATCTTTCTGAAATGAATCCTGTAGAAGCTATGGAATTTGTAAATAAGAACATCAAAGGAACTCTCAATAATGAAGAATTCCTGATGTCTATGAATAAATAA
- a CDS encoding superoxide dismutase yields the protein MSFELPKLGYAYDALEPTIDARTMEIHHTKHHQAYIDNLNKAIEGTELAGKTIEEICQTGTDKPAVRNNGGGHFNHSLFWEILTPGGSKEPVGNVKTAIENYGGLEKFKTDFSDAAKTRFGSGWAWLVKNADGSVSVSSTPNQDNPLMPVADVKGTPVLGLDVWEHAYYLNYQNRRPDYVSAFFDVVNWDKVEELFNK from the coding sequence ATGTCATTTGAATTACCAAAACTAGGATATGCATATGATGCATTAGAGCCGACTATTGATGCAAGAACTATGGAAATCCACCATACAAAACACCACCAGGCATATATTGACAATTTAAATAAAGCAATCGAAGGAACTGAACTAGCAGGAAAAACGATCGAAGAAATCTGTCAGACAGGAACTGATAAGCCGGCAGTAAGAAACAATGGAGGAGGACACTTCAACCACTCTTTATTCTGGGAGATTTTAACTCCAGGAGGAAGCAAGGAGCCAGTAGGAAATGTAAAAACTGCTATTGAAAACTACGGAGGTCTTGAGAAATTCAAAACTGATTTTTCTGATGCTGCTAAAACAAGATTTGGTTCAGGATGGGCTTGGTTAGTAAAAAATGCTGACGGTTCTGTATCTGTTTCTTCTACACCTAACCAGGACAATCCATTAATGCCTGTAGCAGACGTTAAAGGAACTCCGGTTTTAGGATTAGACGTTTGGGAGCACGCTTATTATTTAAACTACCAAAACAGAAGACCTGATTATGTTTCTGCATTCTTCGATGTAGTAAACTGGGATAAAGTAGAAGAATTATTCAATAAATAA
- a CDS encoding DUF6146 family protein, with protein MKNIILLVLIALIPYSCFSQETPKKDKEQHEMKPSKNEDGEWDLTVIDTQFDYFLSAVAKPISQYTESYLKTKNTFLVNEWNSYYNSGRYRNIIESGIDYNPQENYGIKFEYKLYQVFVYVNWKYKLRMNGLSGSDAIR; from the coding sequence ATGAAAAATATTATTTTATTGGTATTGATAGCATTGATACCTTACAGCTGTTTTTCTCAGGAAACACCAAAGAAAGATAAAGAGCAACATGAAATGAAGCCTTCTAAAAACGAAGACGGAGAATGGGATCTTACGGTCATCGATACGCAATTTGATTATTTTTTGAGTGCCGTTGCCAAACCCATCAGCCAGTATACAGAATCTTATCTGAAGACGAAAAACACATTTTTGGTGAACGAATGGAACAGTTATTATAATTCCGGGAGATACAGAAATATCATAGAATCCGGGATAGATTATAATCCTCAGGAAAATTACGGGATCAAGTTTGAATATAAGTTATATCAGGTTTTCGTATATGTGAACTGGAAATATAAACTCAGAATGAATGGATTATCCGGCAGTGATGCGATAAGGTAA
- a CDS encoding endonuclease yields MKRFSSLFAVIISIMAFSQQQGKLRKVATVGFLNVENLWDTIRSADYIDGTKDIKNPAFHRSIPIDSIKLLEAEKYDGPWSDGALIGKKVVREQGGSEEFTPKSAKNYGTKIYKAKLANEAKVISEMGAQYTKTAPAVVGLIEVENRQVIQDLINEPALKKYDYGIIHYNSYDYRGIDVALIYQKRRFTPTNSLKKELKIYGDNGRREYTRDILVVTGFLDNEKVAFFMNHWPSRRGGEAISLPKRNAAAALLKQQMDSIRAADPTTKLFAMGDFNDDPVSPSLKNHLKAQAAPKDLSEETPYLNLMYPLYKKGVASLAYQDAPNLFDQIIVSKNVISDQVTKEYSVYKTEIFAPAYLVNKEGNYKGYPFRSWNGDQFTGGYSDHFPAFVVLQKEP; encoded by the coding sequence ATGAAGAGATTTTCGAGTCTGTTTGCCGTCATTATTTCGATCATGGCATTTTCACAGCAACAAGGAAAACTGAGAAAAGTAGCTACCGTAGGTTTTTTAAATGTAGAAAACCTGTGGGACACTATCCGTTCAGCGGATTATATTGATGGAACCAAAGACATTAAAAATCCTGCTTTTCACAGAAGTATTCCTATAGATTCTATCAAACTTCTGGAAGCTGAAAAATATGACGGGCCATGGAGTGATGGTGCTTTAATTGGTAAAAAAGTAGTGAGAGAACAAGGTGGTTCTGAAGAGTTTACCCCAAAAAGCGCAAAGAACTACGGAACTAAAATTTACAAAGCAAAATTGGCCAACGAAGCCAAAGTAATTTCTGAAATGGGAGCACAGTATACCAAAACAGCTCCTGCAGTAGTTGGGTTAATTGAGGTTGAAAACAGACAGGTCATCCAGGATCTTATCAACGAACCTGCTTTAAAGAAATATGATTACGGAATCATTCATTACAACTCTTATGACTACAGAGGAATTGACGTTGCATTGATCTATCAGAAAAGAAGATTCACTCCTACCAACTCATTAAAAAAAGAACTGAAAATATACGGTGACAACGGAAGAAGAGAATATACGAGAGATATCCTTGTTGTAACAGGATTTTTAGATAATGAAAAAGTGGCATTCTTTATGAACCACTGGCCTTCAAGAAGAGGAGGTGAAGCAATTTCTTTACCTAAAAGAAATGCTGCTGCAGCTTTATTGAAACAACAGATGGACAGTATAAGAGCTGCAGACCCAACAACGAAGCTTTTTGCAATGGGTGACTTTAATGATGATCCCGTAAGCCCAAGTTTAAAAAACCACCTGAAAGCTCAGGCAGCACCTAAAGATTTAAGTGAAGAAACACCATACCTTAATCTGATGTATCCTTTATATAAGAAAGGAGTGGCATCTCTTGCCTATCAGGACGCACCGAACCTGTTTGATCAGATTATTGTTTCTAAAAATGTAATTTCAGATCAGGTAACTAAAGAATATTCTGTATACAAAACAGAAATTTTCGCACCGGCTTATTTAGTTAATAAAGAGGGAAATTATAAAGGGTATCCATTCAGATCCTGGAATGGAGACCAGTTCACAGGAGGATACAGTGACCACTTCCCGGCATTTGTAGTTCTCCAGAAAGAACCGTAA